Proteins encoded by one window of Thermobaculum terrenum ATCC BAA-798:
- a CDS encoding class I SAM-dependent methyltransferase: MQPIEDHNKEARWQLATSLYELRNELWAISRPVTAWLVRQINPGPGEIILELLAGTGDTGFVAASFLGPNGKLICSDRSIEALDVARMRAKELGINNVEFKVLNPEKIELPDNSVDAVICKWGITSTNYKETLRESRRVLRTGGRLALAVWGDPIKNPWISLVHNLLIGKGYIPKSSFPDIFNLSILERLKEALTESGFLTLEMSSMETKLRFTDKETYWQGITQLGSDYSGFMSTLREDVLLELRDLIYQIVEPYKLPDNSYEFSAQSINVLAI; encoded by the coding sequence ATGCAACCAATAGAAGACCACAATAAGGAAGCCAGATGGCAACTGGCTACAAGCCTTTATGAGCTTAGAAACGAGTTATGGGCTATATCCCGACCCGTTACAGCTTGGCTAGTAAGACAAATTAACCCAGGACCAGGAGAAATAATACTGGAGCTACTAGCAGGAACAGGAGATACAGGCTTTGTCGCCGCCAGCTTCTTGGGCCCCAATGGAAAGCTGATCTGCAGTGACCGAAGTATAGAAGCTCTTGATGTTGCTAGGATGAGAGCTAAGGAGTTAGGGATAAATAACGTAGAGTTCAAAGTGTTGAACCCAGAAAAGATAGAACTTCCTGATAATAGTGTAGACGCAGTCATCTGTAAATGGGGAATAACTTCCACTAATTACAAGGAAACACTTCGAGAGTCAAGACGTGTGCTAAGAACTGGAGGTAGGTTGGCTCTCGCGGTATGGGGCGACCCCATAAAAAATCCCTGGATCTCACTAGTACATAACTTGCTAATAGGTAAGGGGTATATCCCCAAATCTAGTTTTCCCGATATTTTTAACCTCTCAATATTAGAGAGGTTAAAAGAGGCACTCACAGAGAGTGGTTTTTTGACACTTGAAATGAGCAGCATGGAAACAAAATTGAGGTTTACTGACAAGGAAACCTACTGGCAGGGAATAACCCAACTTGGTAGCGACTACTCGGGATTTATGAGTACTCTGCGTGAAGACGTGCTCTTAGAACTTAGAGACCTTATCTATCAAATAGTAGAACCTTACAAGTTGCCAGATAATAGCTACGAGTTTTCAGCACAGTCAATAAACGTCCTTGCCATATAA
- a CDS encoding sugar phosphate isomerase/epimerase family protein: MKPKLAVSSYSFHRFGWGPEGDDKPSLEQMIDKCSELGLDGIELLGVHFEKSDPAYLHTLKQYAFMRGVDIVAVSAHHNFVHPDYSIRMEELNKLVRWIDVAYELGVPTVRAFGGRWNTIESFEDFMAASGDEPPLDGYTDDDAFDWSIECFKIASYYAGKKGVTIALENHWGLTGKAEGVLRIINSVKSPWLKVVLDTGNFNFRPDQYEEMQTLLPYVVMLHAKTYFGGGIFYDAGLDYQKIGQMLREANFSGYVSIEFEGKDHPDKGIPSSIELLRSSL, encoded by the coding sequence TTGAAACCAAAACTTGCGGTCTCTAGCTACTCCTTTCACCGCTTTGGATGGGGGCCAGAGGGTGATGATAAACCAAGCCTCGAGCAGATGATAGATAAGTGTTCCGAACTTGGGTTGGATGGAATAGAACTTTTGGGAGTACACTTTGAGAAGTCGGACCCTGCATATCTACATACTCTCAAACAGTACGCTTTTATGAGAGGTGTAGATATAGTAGCCGTATCAGCTCACCATAACTTCGTACATCCTGATTACTCGATCCGTATGGAAGAACTGAATAAGCTAGTTAGATGGATAGATGTGGCCTACGAATTAGGAGTTCCTACTGTACGAGCCTTCGGTGGAAGATGGAATACCATTGAGAGTTTCGAGGATTTCATGGCTGCTAGCGGGGACGAACCTCCTCTTGACGGATATACGGATGATGATGCTTTTGATTGGAGCATAGAGTGCTTCAAGATAGCTAGTTATTATGCAGGCAAGAAAGGCGTAACCATAGCACTCGAGAATCATTGGGGACTAACCGGAAAGGCTGAGGGCGTACTAAGGATAATAAACAGCGTCAAGTCTCCTTGGCTAAAGGTGGTGCTAGACACCGGTAATTTTAACTTCCGTCCTGACCAGTATGAGGAGATGCAAACTCTCCTGCCTTACGTCGTCATGTTGCATGCTAAAACCTATTTCGGCGGAGGGATATTTTACGACGCTGGTCTGGACTATCAGAAGATTGGTCAAATGCTGCGAGAAGCTAATTTTAGTGGTTACGTATCTATTGAGTTTGAAGGAAAGGATCATCCCGATAAGGGTATCCCGTCTAGTATAGAGCTCCTTCGGTCTTCCCTATAG